AAGGAGTGGTACCTGCATCTGTTCACGAAGAAGCAGCCGGACCTCAACTGGGAGAACCCACGCGTCCGCGAGGAGGTGAAGGGGATCCTCGAGTTCTGGCTCGCCAAGGGCGTCGACGGCTTCCGCTGCGACGTCATCAACCTGATTTCGAAGGCGCCGGGGCTGCCGAACGGGAAGCCGGCGCTGATCCTGCGCGGCCGCGAACATTACATGAACGGCCCGAAGATCCACGAGTACCTCGGCTGGCTGCGCGACGAGGTCTTCTCGAAGCACGACTGCTTCACCGTCGGCGAGACCGCGTTCGTCGATCCGAAGACGGCGCTCTCCTACGTCGCCGAGGACCGGCGCGAACTCGACATGCTCTTCCAGTTCGAACACATGGGTGCCGATTCCTACGGCGGGATCAAGTGGTTCGTCAAGCGCTTCCGTCCGACGAACCTCAAGAAACCGCTCTCGAAATGGCAGCGGGGACTCTCCGGAAAGGGCTGGAACACGCTCTATCTCGAGAATCACGACCAGGCCCGGAGCATCGACCGCTTCGCCGATCCGGAGCGGCGTTACGCGTCGGCCACGATGCTTGCGACGATGCTCTACTTCCAGCAGGGGACGCCCTTCGTCTACCAGGGCCAGGAGCTCGGGATGACGAACGCCGGCTTCACCGAACTCGACCAGTACCGCGACGTCGAGAGCAAGAACATCTACCGCATGGCGCGGCGGATGTTCCTCTATTCGCACAGGAAGGCGATGCGGATGCTCGCGCATTCCTCGCGCGACAACGCCCGCACGCCAATGCAGTGGGACGCCTCGGAACATGCCGGATTCACCGCCGGGACGCCGTGGATCGGCGTCAACCCGAACCACGCGACGGTGAACGCGGAGACCGAGAAGAACGATCCCGATTCGATCTTCCGGTACTATCAGAAAATCCTTTCCCTCCGGAAAAAGTATGATATCATTGTATACGGCGACTATCGAGACCTCGCGTTCCGCAATCCCCGCCTGTACGCCTACGAGCGCCGCCTGGACGGCGATTCGCTCGTCGTCGTCTGCAACGCCGTCGGAAAGCCCGTCCCCTTCCGGGTCGGGATCAACCTGTACGGCTACGAGCTCATCCTCGGCAACGTCAAGGCGCCGGCGGACGGCGTCCTGGAACCGTTCGAGGCAAGAGTCTACCTGAAGAGGAGTCCGACATGATGAAACTGACCAAATCCCCGAAGAACCCGATCCTCCGTCCCGTCCCCGCCCACGAGTGGGAGAACCTCGTCGTGCTGAACCCGGCCGTCGTTTACGACGAGTCGACGAAGCGCTTCACGATGCTCTACCGCGCCGCCGGCGACACCGTCGAACATTACATCCACCTCGGCCTCGCGACCTCCGAGAACGGAATCGACTTCGTCCGCGAGAGCGATGCGCCCGTGCTTTCTCCCGATTACTTCGGCGCCGACGGCGGCTGCGTCGAGGATCCGCGCCTGGTGAAGATGGGCGACTGGTACTTCCTCACCTACGCCGCCCGCCCGTACGCCCCGGGACGCTACTGGCTGAACGCCCCCAAACCCTGGTTCAACCCGCCCAAGGACGGCCCGACGTTCCTCTCCTGGAACAATTCCGTGACCTACCTCGCGATCACGCAGGACTTCCGCACCTACAAGAAGCTCGGCCGCATGACCGATTCGCGCGAAGACGACCGCGACGTCTACGTCTTCCCGGAACGCGTCGGCGGGAAGTTCGTCCGCCTGTCGCGGCCGATGTTCAAGTGCGGCGCGGGATATCCAAACGAAAATCCGGCGATCTGGATCTCCTTCTCCGACGATCTGCTCGAATGGCCGGCGCCGACCATCCTCATGCAGGGCGAGACCTGGTGGGAGTCGAAGAAGATCGGCGGCTCCTGTCCGCCGATCCGCACCCCGTACGGCTGGTTCGTCATCTACCACGGCGTCGCCAGGAAGGACGATGCCTACCGCGTCGGCGCGGTCTTGCTCGACCTCGACGACCCGACCCGGATCCTCGCGCGGACGAAGGAGCCGATCATGGAGCCGGAATTCGACTACGAGACCTCCGGCGTCTACAACGGCTGCGTCTTCCCGACGGGCAACGTCGTGAAGGACGGCGTCCTCTATGTCTACTACGGCGCCGCCGACCGGTTCGTCTGCGTCGCGACCTGCGACTTCGAGGCGCTCCTGCAGGACCTCCTGAAAGAGGGAAAATAAAAAAAATGACTTCCGCGGAAGTCATTTTTTCTTGTCTTCGAAGGTTTTGGCGACGAATGCGGCGATCTTCGCGTCGATTCCCGCCTTGTCCGTCCGGTACCCCTCGGCGTGGACGTCGGAATGGACGGCGTGGACCTCATGCGGGGCTTCGGAGAGCGCGGACATCCGTTCGGAGGCGGCGTACGGGGTGACCCGGTCGCCGACCGAGTGGATGATCAGGAAGGGCGTCCTGGTCGCCTTCACGGCCTTGGGGACGTCGATCCGGAAGAGCAGGAAGCGATGCAGGTAGCGGCACCAGAACTCGATCCCGGGGAGGAAGAGGACGAGCGCCCGGGGCCTCACTGTGCGCGCGAAGACGCCCCAGACGGAGGCGAAGGGCGAATCGGCGACGATCAGACGGAGGTTCGGCGAGACGTCGCCGGCGGCGTAGAGGAAAGCGGTCGACGCCCCGAGCGAGACGCCGTGGACGAGGATCTTCTCGTTCGCCCCGTAGGTACGGAGGACGAAGTCGATCCAGCGCCGCAGGTCGTACCGTTCGAAATGACCGAACGAGGTGTAGTTCCCGCCGGAAAGGCCGTGCGCCCGCAGGTCGGGGACGAGGACGCGGAAACCCATGTCGCTGTAAAGGCGGGCGAGGATCGCGAGGTCGGATCCGACGGAACGGTAGCCGTGGACCAGGATCGCGGTCCGGCCGGGATCACCGACGGCGGGAGCGACGTAGGCCGCCGACAATCGGGTGCCGTCGAACGCGCGGATCGCGACGGTGTCGCGGGCGACCGTCTTGAACCACTCCCAGGACGATCGGAAGAACGGATCGGTCTGGTCGACCAGACCGCCTCCGTTCGCCGAACCGACGCGGATGAAGCGGCGATAGACGAGATGGGAGAGAAACAGATAGAGGCCGAGCGCGGCCAGCACGATCGATGGAACCGTCCACCAGGGCATGATGATCACCGTCCGCATCCATTGTACCACGGACCCGGCGTTTCCGCCATCCTCCCGGCGCGAAACCGCATCCCCCCTCCCGATTCGAAAGATGTAACGCCTTTACCAACGCGCGGGCGCACGTTCTCGTTGGCGCGTTTACGATTTAGGCGTATAATGGAAGACGGGTGATATCATGGTCAAGTTCGGTGTTCTCGGTGCCGGCAAGATCGCGCACCGTTTCTGTCAGGCGATGAACGGCATCGGCGAGACGCTTTACGCGGTCGCATCGCGCGACCTCGAGCGCGCGGCGCGATTCGTCGCGAACTACGGCTTCCAGAAGGCCTACGGCACGTACGAGGAACTCATCGCCGACCCCGAGGTCCGCTGCGTCTATGTGGCGACGCCGCACGGTTTGCATTTCGACCACGTCCGCATGTGCCTCGAAGCCGGCAAGCACGTCCTCTGCGAGAAGGCGTTCACGCTGAACGCCGGTCAGGCGCAGGAGCTCGTTTCCCTCGCCCGATCCAGGGGGCTCTTCCTGATGGAAGCCATGTGGACCCGCTTCCTGCCGGCGATCCAGGAAGTGAAGAAGCTCGTCGACCAGGGCGAGATCGGCGAAGTGATCGAGATCGACGCCGATTTCTGCTTCGAAAGCGGCGCGGGCGCCGAGGACCGGCTCTTCGATCCCGCGCTCGGCGGCGGCGCCCTCCTCGACGTGGGAATCTATCCGATCACGCTCGCCAACCTCTTCCTCGGCGTCCCCGACAGCTTCGACGCGGAGGTCACGATGGGACCGACCGGCGTCGACGTCGCCGAGAAGATCACCTATTTCTATCCGCACGCGACCGCCGTTCTGAACGCCTCGATCGTCTCCGACCTCGGTCGCGAAGCCTACATCTACGGCACGAAGGGGTACGTGCACCTGCCCTCCTTCTGGTCGACGGAAGTGGCCACGGTGTACAACAAGGACCACAAGATCGTCCGCGAGATCGCCGTCAAGCACCTCGTCAACGGCCTCGAATACGAGATCTTCGAAGCGATCCGCTGCATCCGCCGGAAGGACGTCGAAAGCCCCGTCTGCCCGCACGAGGCGACCCTCGAGATCCTTCGTCAGACGGATGCGATCCGGGCTTCGTGGAATTTCCGCTATCCCGGCGAACGCTAGACGATTTTCCTTGACTCGCCCGGGTCGTTTTAGTATAATATCACCGTATGTCAAATGCATACCGCTCGGAAATGGTTGAACACGCTTCGGCGTGACCATCACGGCGCGTCTTACCAATTTGAGGAGGTGCAGGAATGTACGCAGTCATCGAAACCGGTGGAAAGCAAGTGCGCGTGGAAGTCGGACAGGAAATCTGGGTTGAAAAACTCGAGGCGGAAGTCGATTCCGTCTATACGTTCGACAAGGTGCTGCTCGTCGGCGGCGACAAGATCAAGATCGGCAAGCCCTATGTCAAGGGCGCCGCGGTCAAGGCCGTCGTCAACAAGCAGGGCAAGGGCCCGAAAGTCGTCATTTTCAAATACGAGCCCAAGAAACACTACCACAAGAAGAACGGCCATCGTCAACCGTATACCAAGCTGACGATTTCCGAAATCACCCTGTAACGCGCAGCAACATCACACTGGAGGTGTAACCAATGATCTTGAATCTGAACATATCGGAATTCATGGCTTCCAAAAAGGGAGTCAGCTCGACCAAGAACGGTCGCGATTCCGCCGGCAGACGGCTCGGGGCGAAGCTCTCCGACGGCCAGTTCTGCACCGCGGGATCGATCATCTACCGTCAAAGGGGTTCGAAGATCCATCCCGGCACGAACGTCGGCATGGGCAAGGACGACACGCTGTTCGCGATGGTCGACGGCATCGTCAAGTTCGAACGTCTCGGCAAGGACCGCAAGCAGGCGTCCGTCTATCCGCAGGAATGACCGGCAGGGGAACGATCCCCTGCCTTTTTTTCGCGTTCCGTAGTATAATGGTTCGCGAAGGGAGGCGATCGCCTTGTTCACGCGCCTGTACCTCTGGATCCGGGCACTGCCGGAATGGCTTTCCGCCGCCCGGAAGAAGAACCCCTGGCTGTTCGCCGAGTGGTGGATCGCGCCGACGCTCCCGATCCTCGTCATCGCGAACTTCCTCTCGTTTCGCGACGACGTCGCCTTTCTGATCCTGCTGGTCGCGCTTCCCGCCCTTTGGGCGCTCGCCTCGCCGTTTCTGGAGGTCCGCGCCGCCCGCGAAGGCATTCCGTTCGGCGACCGCGCGATGCGCGTCCTTCCCCTCGTCTCGGCGCTCTTCGCCGATGTCCTCGGAACGCTGGCGATCGTCTACGGCCGCGGCGCCTTCGGCGGGGGGGCCTCCGTCGAGTTCTACCTGCTCTTCCTCGCGACGGTGCTCCGGATCGGACTGATCGCCGTCCGCGCGATCCGTCCGTACCGCGGGAAGGCGGTCGTCGACGTCTTCGTCCGGCTGCTCTCGCTCTCCTTCTCGTTCATCCTCTACGCCCTCGCAATCACCGCCTGAAGCCGTTCCCGCCATCGTCGGGGGCGGCTTTTGATTCGTCTTGCCAATCCGCGCCGCGTGCGGTATAATACAATTGTGTAATAGGTTACATATGACAGGACGGTGCCATCCCCATGGAGAAGAGCTATCGCTTCGAACGCAACAGCTTCATCATCGACGACTACGACCGTCGGAAGACCTTCGCGAGCTTCCTGCCCGGTCTCGCCGGCAAGCGCGGCATTCCGCTCTGGGCCTTCTACGTGAACCGCGGGCAGGGGATCTGCTCGTTCGGCCTCCGCGACAAGAACGGCCAGATGCTCGAATTCCATCCCGGCAACCTGGCCTACCTGTACA
This genomic interval from Candidatus Izemoplasmatales bacterium contains the following:
- a CDS encoding alpha-glucosidase, giving the protein MKRAWYREGAVYQVYPRSFKDADGDGVGDLKGIVEKIPHIAELGCDIVWLSPVYATPNDDNGYDISDYRAINPEFGTMADMDELIARLHARGIRLVMDLVVNHTSDEHPWFQRSVRKEPGWEDFYHWSPERKNWTSFFGGPAWTYHEERKEWYLHLFTKKQPDLNWENPRVREEVKGILEFWLAKGVDGFRCDVINLISKAPGLPNGKPALILRGREHYMNGPKIHEYLGWLRDEVFSKHDCFTVGETAFVDPKTALSYVAEDRRELDMLFQFEHMGADSYGGIKWFVKRFRPTNLKKPLSKWQRGLSGKGWNTLYLENHDQARSIDRFADPERRYASATMLATMLYFQQGTPFVYQGQELGMTNAGFTELDQYRDVESKNIYRMARRMFLYSHRKAMRMLAHSSRDNARTPMQWDASEHAGFTAGTPWIGVNPNHATVNAETEKNDPDSIFRYYQKILSLRKKYDIIVYGDYRDLAFRNPRLYAYERRLDGDSLVVVCNAVGKPVPFRVGINLYGYELILGNVKAPADGVLEPFEARVYLKRSPT
- a CDS encoding Gfo/Idh/MocA family oxidoreductase: MVKFGVLGAGKIAHRFCQAMNGIGETLYAVASRDLERAARFVANYGFQKAYGTYEELIADPEVRCVYVATPHGLHFDHVRMCLEAGKHVLCEKAFTLNAGQAQELVSLARSRGLFLMEAMWTRFLPAIQEVKKLVDQGEIGEVIEIDADFCFESGAGAEDRLFDPALGGGALLDVGIYPITLANLFLGVPDSFDAEVTMGPTGVDVAEKITYFYPHATAVLNASIVSDLGREAYIYGTKGYVHLPSFWSTEVATVYNKDHKIVREIAVKHLVNGLEYEIFEAIRCIRRKDVESPVCPHEATLEILRQTDAIRASWNFRYPGER
- the rplU gene encoding 50S ribosomal protein L21, which produces MYAVIETGGKQVRVEVGQEIWVEKLEAEVDSVYTFDKVLLVGGDKIKIGKPYVKGAAVKAVVNKQGKGPKVVIFKYEPKKHYHKKNGHRQPYTKLTISEITL
- a CDS encoding alpha/beta fold hydrolase — encoded protein: MPWWTVPSIVLAALGLYLFLSHLVYRRFIRVGSANGGGLVDQTDPFFRSSWEWFKTVARDTVAIRAFDGTRLSAAYVAPAVGDPGRTAILVHGYRSVGSDLAILARLYSDMGFRVLVPDLRAHGLSGGNYTSFGHFERYDLRRWIDFVLRTYGANEKILVHGVSLGASTAFLYAAGDVSPNLRLIVADSPFASVWGVFARTVRPRALVLFLPGIEFWCRYLHRFLLFRIDVPKAVKATRTPFLIIHSVGDRVTPYAASERMSALSEAPHEVHAVHSDVHAEGYRTDKAGIDAKIAAFVAKTFEDKKK
- the rpmA gene encoding 50S ribosomal protein L27 codes for the protein MASKKGVSSTKNGRDSAGRRLGAKLSDGQFCTAGSIIYRQRGSKIHPGTNVGMGKDDTLFAMVDGIVKFERLGKDRKQASVYPQE